One segment of Cutaneotrichosporon cavernicola HIS019 DNA, chromosome: 4 DNA contains the following:
- a CDS encoding uncharacterized protein (Eukaryotic aspartyl protease) → MYLSPLALAALTLVLAYEGLQLDIDPRALPVRDHHRVPGYRACPGSKHGKRGAPPDLVVGGLSVEVHGQEQPKLERRAANGSIIALGSAANTYVIPIGLGTPGIAYPLQLDTGSSDLLIASSGCGDNCPESSDWNPYYGLEYYSSSFSAVGNNDTLWSSSFSDGSVASGFVARERVGISTVSIDGQVFGLMNATNLTLSDQKISGILGLGFPRLSMISRILLNQDAARRAAAQSQLSTPAAASGAPATVGLSEAGAPSSPTADAATINETLSSAPQRRQAGSATLSSMNMSASTSVAPAAARSSSAYLPPVLESLVTKALVPFPAFGLALSPPPNAAFPPPDTTSKGAVSRYALKVGSLTLGGVSEHYVSSNATSGRTVNDIEWHPVIPFAPLNTTASGLPSVPPMPAPTGGTGGAGVPLSATELDGEGYLYWALQMTSVAVNGTAMPVNSTYRALGIPSIAAIDAGSNGLYGPEQDVVQIFRSIKDARQVATGQWAVPCNTQATLGFSFGGKYINLQPSDWMYAAVAGSSFCLAWPVAVPQTGDGVDWTLGAPFLRSTYTVFSYGINGGQAPQIGFLPLHDTTPAPAGSGAPVPVIPAAMTQTVATILPNQLITGPNYPVPTYVFNTPGPQSGSPQSMGLAPPSAYSLSVPPVITLPSPRPSSNATQSVPDVPGWPADSAEHATSAAGRAGVSVALLLAALLAAL, encoded by the exons ATGTACCTGTCgccactcgcgctcgccgccctcacATTGGTCCTAGCCTACGAGGgtctccagctcgacatCGATCCCCGCGCTCTTCCCGTCCGCGATCACCACCGGGTGCCCGGATATCGCGCCTGTCCAGGCTCCAAGCACGGGAAGCGCGGCGCACCGCCAGACCTCGTTGTCGGCGGGCTCTCAGTTGAGGTGCATGGGCAGGAGCagcccaagctcgagcgccggGCCGCCAACGGCTCGATCATTGCCTTAGGCTCAGCTGCCAA CACGTACGTCATCCCcatcggcctcggcacgcCCGGCATCGCCTACcccctccagctcgacacGGGTAGCTCCGACCTGCTCATCGCGTCGTCAGGCTGCGGTGACAACTGTCCAGAAAGCTCCGACTGGAATCCTTACTATGGCCTCGAGTACTATTCATCCTCATTTTCGGCAGTCGGCAACAACGACACGCTGTGGAGCAGCTCGTTTAGCGACGGCTCGGTCGCGAGCGGCTTCGTTGCTCGCGAGCGTGTAGGAATCAGCACCGTGTCCATCGACGGCCAGGTGTTTGGCCTCATGAACGCGACTAACCTCACGCTGTCCGACCAGAAAATATCTGgcatcctcggcctcggcttCCCCCGCCTCTCGATGATTTCCCGGATCCTCCTGAATCAGGATGCGGCCAGGCGGGCTGCGGCCCAGTCGCAGTTGTCCACACCTGCTGCGGCGAGTGGTGCGCCTGCGACTGTCGGTTTATCTGAGGCCGGtgcgccctcctcaccgacTGCGGACGCAGCGACGATCAACGAGACCCTGTCATCTGCTCCTCAGCGACGCCAGGCAGGGAGCGCCACACTATCGAGCATGAATATGAGCGCCAGCACTAGCGTTGCGCCTGCCGCGGCAcgttcctcgtcggcctATCTCCCGCCTGTCCTCGAGTCCCTCGTCACGAAGGCTCTCGTCCCCTTCCCCGCCTTCGGTCTTGCCCTATCGCCTCCACCAAACGCCGCATTTCCGCCGCCTGACACGACATCCAAGGGCGCGGTTAGCCGATACGCTCTCAAAGTCGGctcactcaccctcggcggTGTCTCTGAGCACTACGTTTCGTCCAACGCGACGTCGGGCCGGACAGTTAACGACATTGAGTGGCACCCCGTGATTCCGTTTGCACCACTGAACACCACTGCGTCAGGATTGCCATCGGTACCTCCAATGCCTGCTCCGACGGGCGGGACGGGCGGAGCGGGCGTGCCCCTTTCTGCCACCGAGCTGGACGGCGAGGGATACCTCTATTGGGCACTGCAGATGACGAGCGTTGCAGTCAACGGCACGGCCATGCCCGTCAACTCGACTTACCGCGCACTCGGGATTCCGTCAATCGCAGCGATTGACGCGGGATCCAATGGTCTCTACGGACCGGAACAAGACGTCGTCCAGATCTTCCGGAGCATTAAGGACGCGCGGCAGGTCGCGACGGGCCAGTGGGCCGTCCCATGCAACACGCAGGCGACGCTCGGCTTCTCCTTCGGAGGAAAGTATATCAACCTCCAGCCCAGCGACTGGATGTACGCGGCTGTTGCCGGCTCGTCCTTCTGTCTCGCGTGGCCGGTCGCTGTACCGCAGacgggcgacggcgtcgactggACGCTTGGTGCGCCCTTTCTCCGCAGCACATACACTGTGTTCAGCTACGGCATCAACGGTGGCCAAGCGCCACAGATCGGCTTCTTACCACTACACGACACGACACCAGCTCCAGCCGGCAGCGGTGCGCCTGTCCCGGTGATTCCTGCAGCCATGACACAGACGGTGGCCACGATCCTTCCAAACCAACTCATCACGGGACCCAACTACCCCGTACCAACATACGTCTTCAACACGCCTGGCCCGCAGTCGGGCTCACCGCAGTCGATGGGCCTCGCTCCACCAAGCGCGTACTCGTTATCCGTACCGCCAGTCATCACCCTCCCAAGCCCGAGGCCAAGTTCCAACGCTACCCAGAGCGTCCCGGACGTGCCTGGGTGGCcggccgactcggccgAGCACGCCACGAGTGCCGCGGGGAGAGCGGGCGTCAGCGTTGCGCTGCTGCTCGCGGCGTTACTTGCTGCTCTGTAA
- a CDS encoding uncharacterized protein (Belongs to the thiolase family) — protein sequence MGKVYVIGVGSTKFDKPRGQREYDELGVEAAVKALIDAGVTYDKVETAAAGYVYGDSTCGQRVLYQLGMTGIPIVNVNNNCSTGSSAFVMAVNAVAAGQAECALAVGFERMAPGSLGSAYKDRLPPMEGTHRQLVEIENSKNYSTKETGPGAGRIFGAGGLEYCERYGAKQEHFYKIAAKNHLHSAKNPYSQFRFTPTWQEVGNARKITRELTLPMCSPTSDGGAAAVVASEAFVKANGLEDRAVEVAGWALTTDAPLLYDAKSRIELTGADMARRASKKAYAMAGIGPNDVQVIELHDCFAPNELLTYDALGLSKPGEAHHIVDRGDNTYGGKWVVNPSGGLESKGHPLGATGLGMIFYLTLQVRGEAGDLQVPNVRNALQHNLGLGGACVVSILRKPEFWKKGSTSAQRYGYNVANEVRGITKADLNKVRARQHSDYVPVKVADQARL from the exons ATGGGCAAGGTTTATG TTATCGGCGTCGGCTCGACCAAGTTTGACAAGCCCCGCGGCCAgcgcgagtacgacgaACTCGGTGTCGAGGCTGCCGTCAAGGCTCTCATCGACGCGGGCGTGACCTacgacaaggtcgagacCGCGGCTGCCGGATACGTTTACGGCGACTCTACATGTGGCCAGCGCGTCCTCTACCAGCTCGGTATGACTGGTATTCCAatcgtcaacgtcaacaacaactGTTCGACCGGTTCCTCGGCCTTTGTTATGGCCGTGAatgccgtcgccgccggccaGGCCGAGTGTGCTTTGGCTGTCGGGTTTGAGCGCATGGCCCCTGGATCACTCGGTAGCGCGTACAAGGACCGCCTGCCGCCAATGGAGGGCACGCaccgccagctcgtcgagatTGAGAACTCGAAGAACTACTCCACCAAGGAGACTGGTCCCGGTGCCGGCCGTATCTTTGGAGCTGGTGGCCTCGAGTACTGCGAAAGGTACGGTGCAAAGCAGGAGCACTTTTACAAGATCGCCGCCAAGAACCACCTCCACAGCGCCAAGAACCCGTACTCCCAGTTCCGGTTCACTCCTACTTGGCAGGAAGTTGGCAACGCCCGCAAGATTACTCGCGAGCTCACCCTCCCTATGTGCTCGCCCACTTCGGATGGTGGTGCTGCTGCCGTTGTTGCCTCCGAGGCCTTTGTCAAGGCGAACGGACTGGAGGACCGCGCCGTCGAAGTCGCCGGATGGGCGTTGACCACCGATGCTCCTCTTCTCTACGACGCCAAGAGCCGTATCGAGCTCACTGGAGCCGACATGGCCCGCCGTGCCTCCAAGAAGGCGTACGCCATGGCCGGTATTGGACCCAACGACGTCCAGGTCATTGAGCTTCACGACTGCTTTGCGCCCAACGAGCTTCTTACTTATGACGCTCTGGGTCTCAGCAAGCCCGGAGAGGCGCACCACATTGTCGACCGCGGAGACAACACTTACGGCGGCAAGTGGGTCGTCAACCCCTctggcggcctcgagtcCAAGGGACACCCCCTCGGCGCTACTGGCTTGGGCATGATCTTCTACCTCACCCTCCAGGTGCGTGGTGAGGCTGGCGACCTCCAGGTTCCCAATGTTCGCAATGCGCTCCAGCACAacctcggtctcggtgGCGCTTGCGTTGTCTCCATCCTCCGCAAGCCCGAGTTCTGGAAGAAGGGCTCGACTTCGGCCCAACGCTACGGCTACAATGTCGCCAACGAGGTCCGCGGCAtcaccaaggccgacctcAACAAGGTTCGCGCCAGGCAGCACTCGGACTATGTTCCTGTCAAGGTCGCCGACCAGGCGCGCCTGTaa
- the POM1 gene encoding uncharacterized protein (Serine/Threonine protein kinases, catalytic domain), with the protein MSSLVYNSRGRRAPAPAALDLGHREHIYSAEPESLAYTSDRRLDLTMPVPRPLPTAPAGRRVSMQQTLPNQPSSPPRMEPVPFPTHHSPAASRTFPLQTVPLSAVGGLGLGPLDDQRSSVVVDPRASVATNGGDRVSYVSIDSYYLNAGTGVLSPGGLSPGGLSPGDLQPPYPPSTPEYMDPSNIDRRGLIGVGELATPRWGPSDGRHLRTPSMSQDLALTPPLPPLDRSTFIGSGPGRQATIPVNLSVMERVTEESPRRERVRHRSVSHDTPKRNPRAEQQQQEQPIYHSPPSAPPIDSVISSLGDFSFDSTIEPGTLADSLAMPEPRITPPRNLRASAPPAPQHSSLQSFGGLQSQIPTALPPVPPPNIPESATITPPVPGSARERIYARRMSRQHALAAAGGPAPQMVEIPPLPVLSSAMSPPTSADSHTQSFSSRKTPPGNREPVASKRRVPSSPSAPHHDILRHIAPKDFSHLPPSPSTASISHLLRGSASGHNLSQVHTPPGSISVPGKPPITRSDSIKSSRSRAQSMKAGEASATAEALRKLDGLGATPRKTGAAGTITPRRASSPPDTTRRLTSKQSASSIHNWRDKDLWMDNTPEQLAAQQARSGVQQRVSGAPSLGGFSDVPPLTFEKRESSPSVVGTPTSRESHGLPSTTTRPLSGHRDQRESRDIRAEKSMRRPSFASDLSLMESTHEQIGGHTFVPPVPPLPRGYQSMRQGLSTIGSSNPLLPSQYVALQPEEMQRTTRETSAPPALTFPSPNSHHSSDAASHQTIPLADTPRTRTMSKKWSFSSALSLNKLHGHGREKEPSTSPTLSPSLATANSSMFEPSSPPTPWKDDKIGLASPRAQPLDHVRSRDSIDVASSIASDARSNHSITPIATNGTSGLVPPLPKSNSKRLTPSSIPFFRRSSASSASLAKLASAPDQHQHYPQQASAAVPRHSGQTVPAPSGTSSQRTPSGSSRKSMLGMHIPAMLRGSASKRGLASQQVAAPQVEKQAAPTATQTSTIGHARARRMTLSSGGDNTSFASLTRKPSVDSRVYQPTSHESTTVNGNGNATPTATSHRDRASKLPVAGQQSLHSVSSASSLRKVGAEAPGRVPPAATPTKIPRIASRPSVTTPNSNTNVAAAHMSMPPPVVPHSSFSHRTSTQFNTGGSNTIPGSTSVNDISEFGAVSGSVGTRQSLQRPPSFGSHRSHLHAPGSSRKHSVSGIPAPPSSSNIAAQASRRETMGAAPAPSAVAGLPASRRTLPQIPSSATAMTISAAAKARPAVSRRGSGSPTVTEEPAPNMKLSKSFHSKAATSGHSRMSLSSSVGAVSGSRRQSLATESTGSSPVDDEEAIADAEMGAYVTRRKARAAAGSKKDDLSDLIGFPEDIGPAQPVSQRAFIGSNLNSLSDYERKEVLDFDFIYYMARGVKRPKQPDGKVYNHGYDDERGDYVVVEGDHLSYRYEVVGILGKGSFGQVVHCRDHKTGGSVAVKIIRNKKRFHAQALVEVKILQQIVDWDPEDKHYMVKMTDHFYFRGHLCIVTELLSINLYELIKANQFNGFSTVVIRRFTTQMLSSLMLMRSHRIVHCDLKPENILLRHPAKSGIKVIDFGSSCHESEKVYTYIQSRFYRSPEVILGMNYAMAIDMWSLGCILAELYTGYPIFPGENEHEQLACIMEVLGVPDHYIVQKASRRKLFFDATGAPRPFVNAKGKRRRPGTKTLSSVLKCNDDLFIDFISKCLTWDPDKRLKPQPAMRHPWILAGRRRSPPPQPERESRASFLGSSARRSTVNGDKKSLVISPPTPLVARAPQAPQSASRIGVSVSTARLHARNSTYVPNAQKVSMA; encoded by the exons atgagctcgttGGTCTACAACTCGCGGGGAAGACGCGCACCAGCGCCGGCTGCTCTCGACTTGGGCCACCGTGAGCACATATACTCTGCGGAACCAGAGTCGTTAGCGTACACCTCGGACCGACGCCTTGACCTGACGATG CCTGTGCCTCGTCCTTTGCCAACCGCTCCGGCCGGGAGGCGTGTCTCGATGCAGCAAACTCTTCCGAATCAACCCTCGTCTCCACCACGCATGGAGCCAGTGCCATTCCCAACCCACCACTCGCCCGCCGCATCCCGCACGTTCCCACTCCAGACTGTCCCTCTGTCAGCCGTTGGAGGCCTAGGCCTAGGGCCTCTGGATGACCAGCGTTCATCGGTAGTGGTCGACCCACGTGCATCCGTTGCCACCAACGGCGGCGATCGTGTTTCTTACGTTTC AATAGACTCGTACTATTTGAACGCGGGCACTGGTGTCCTCTCACCTGGTGGACTCTCTCCTGGCGGCCTGTCTCCAGGCGACTTGCAACCTCCATACCCCCCCAGCACTCCCGAGTACATGGACCCATCAAACATTGACCGCCGCGGCCTCATCGgtgttggcgagctcgccacTCCTCGCTGGGGCCCCTCCGATGGGCGACACCTTCGAACTCCGAGCATGTCCCAAGACTTGGCTTTGACGCCGCCTCTGCCACCTCTTGACCGCTCAACGTTTATTGGTTCTGGTCCTGGACGCCAAGCGACAATTCCTGTCAACTTGAGCGTCATGGAACGTGTTACAGAGGAAAGCCCTCGCAGGGAGCGTGTCCGACACCGCTCCGTGTCCCACGACACACCAAAACGCAACCCGCGTGCCGAACAACAGCAGCAAGAGCAACCCATCTACCACAGTCCTCCTTCCGCTCCTCCCATCGATTCTGTGATTTCTTCCCTCGGCGACTTTTCGTTTGACTCGACGATAGAACCAGGGACCTTGGCCGACTCTCTCGCGATGCCCGAGCCGAGAATCACGCCGCCCCGCAACCTGCGTGCCTCGGCACCCCCCGCTCCCCAGCACTCGTCATTACAGTCTTTTGGAGGTCTACAGTCGCAGATCCCTACTGCACTGCCGCCTGTGCCCCCACCTAACATCCCCGAGAGCGCTACTATCACTCCGCCCGTCCCAGGCAGTGCTCGCGAGCGCATCTATGCTCGCCGCATGTCCCGCCAGCACGCGTTAGCTGCGGCTGGTGGACCAGCTCCGCAGATGGTTGAAATTCCACCTCTGCCCGtgttgagctcggcaatGTCACCCCCGACCTCTGCCGACTCTCATACCCAATCGTTCAGCTCACGCAAGACGCCACCCGGAAACCGAGAACCTGTTGCGTCGAAGCGGCGTGTGCCTAGCAGTCCCAGTGCGCCCCACCATGATATCCTTCGGCACATTGCGCCAAAGGACTTTTCGCACCTTCCCCCAAGTCCATCGACAGCGTCCATCAGCCATCTTCTTCGGGGATCTGCATCTGGCCACAACCTCTCCCAGGTCCACACACCTCCTGGATCCATCTCGGTTCCAGGCAAGCCACCAATCACGCGCTCCGACTCGATAAAgtcctctcgctctcgtgCACAATCGATGAAGGCTGGTGAGGCGTCTGCCAccgccgaggcgctgcgcAAGCTTGACGGGTTGGGCGCAACCCCCAGGAAAACAGGTGCTGCTGGGACGATCACTCCTAGGCGTGCAAGCTCCCCGCCCGACACCACTCGGCGCCTGACTAGTAAGCAGAGCGCATCGAGCATACACAACTGGCGGGACAAGGACCTTTGGATGGACAATACTCCCGAACAGCTCGCAGCTCAACAGGCGCGATCGGGAGTTCAGCAGAGAGTGTCTGGGGCTCCGTCGCTGGGCGGCTTTAGCGATGTACCACCCCTCACCttcgagaagcgcgagtCCTCTCCAAGCGTTGTCGGTACGCCGACTTCACGCGAATCGCACGGCCTGCCGTCTACCACCACCAGACCTCTGTCTGGTCATCGAGACCAGCGCGAGTCGCGCGACATCCGGGCCGAGAAGTCGATGAGACGGCCCAGTTTTGCCAGCGACCTCTCGTTGATGGAGAGCACTCATGAGCAGATCGGCGGACACACCTTTGTGCCACCGGTTCCTCCACTCCCGCGCGGCTACCAGTCTATGCGCCAGGGCTTGTCCACCATTGGATCCAGCAATCCGCTCCTACCCTCCCAATACGTTGCTCTCCAGCCAGAAGAGATGCAACGGACGACGCGGGAGACGAGTGCGCCACCTGCGCTCACCTTTCCTTCGCCCAACAGTCACCACTCGTCCGATGCGGCATCGCACCAGACGATTCCCTTGGCCGACACGCCGCGAACGCGTACAATGAGTAAGAAGTGGTCGTTCTCTTCGGCTCTCAGCTTAAATAAGTTGCACGGCCATGGTAGGGAGAAGGAGCCATCCACGTCGCCCACTTTATCGCCGTCTCTGGCAACCGCTAACTCGTCCATGTTCGAGCCCAGTAGCCCACCGACTCCCTGGAAGGATGACAAGATCggcctcgcctcgcctcgTGCACAGCCTCTTGACCATGTTCGTTCGCGCGATTCCATCGACGTCGCAAGCTCGATTGCGTCGGATGCCCGGTCCAACCACAGCATCACTCCGATTGCAACGAATGGCACCAGTGGTCTCGTGCCGCCTCTGCCCAAGAGCAATTCGAAGAGACTcacgccgtcctcgatACCATTCTTCAGGCGCTCGTCTgcctcgtccgcgtcgcTGGCCAAGCTTGCATCAGCCCCTgaccagcaccagcactACCCGCAGCAGGCATCCGCGGCGGTACCGCGACACTCTGGTCAGACGGTTCCCGCCCCAAGTGGAACGTCGTCTCAGCGAACTCCGTCTGGCAGCTCGCGGAAGTCGATGTTGGGCATGCATATCCCAGCCATGCTGCGTGGCAGCGCGTCCAAGCGCGGTCTGGCCAGCCAGCAGGTTGCTGCCCCGCAAGTTGAGAAGCAGGCTGCGCCAACCGCAACTCAGACGAGTACAATCGGCCAtgcgcgtgctcgtcggATG ACTCTGTCGTCTGGTGGCGACAACACGAGCTTCGCTTCGCTCACACGCAAGCCGTCTGTCGACTCGCGTGTGTACCAGCCGACTTCACACGAAAGCACAACTGTTAACGGGAACGGCAATGCCACGCCGACAGCCACGTCTcaccgcgaccgcgcctCCAAGCTGCCTGTGGCTGGTCAGCAGTCGCTGCACAGCGTGTCGTCTGCATCGTCTTTGCGCAAGGTTGGCGCGGAGGCCCCTGGGCGCGTTCCTCCTGCGGCGACTCCTACCAAGATTCCACGTATAGCATCGAGGCCATCTGTGACCACGCCCAACTCTAACACGAATGTTGCGGCAGCACACATGAGCATGCCTCCACCCGTGGTCCCACACTCGTCGTTTAGCCACCGCACGTCGACTCAATTCAACACTGGTGGCAGCAACACAATCCCAGGATCCACAAGCGTCAATGACATTTCCGAGTTTGGTGCCGTGTCTGGCTCGGTCGGTACACGTCAGTCCCTCCAACGCCCCCCGTCGTTTGGGTCACACCGTTCGCACCTGCATGCCCCTGGATCTAGTCGCAAACACAGCGTATCTGGCATtccagctcctccatcttcctcaAACATCGCTGCCCAGGCGTCACGCCGCGAAACAATGGGTGCTGCGCCGGCACCCTCTGCGGTCGCTGGCTTGCCTGCTTCTCGTCGCACGCTTCCGCAGATCCCATCGTCCGCCACTGCGATGACCATTTCTGCTGCGGCAAAGGCTCGTCCTGCCGTTTCACGTCGTGGTTCTGGCAGCCCGACTGTTACCGAGGAGCCGGCTCCGAACATGAAGCTATCCAAGTCGTTCCACAGCAAGGCTGCCACGAGCGGGCACTCGCGCATGTCTTTGTCATCGTCGGTTGGCGCTGTCTCAGGTTCACGCCGCCAGTCCCTCGCCACCGAATCCACAGGTAGCAGCccagtcgacgacgaggaggcgatTGCGGACGCAGAGATGGGCGCCTATGTCACTCGCCGCAAGGCacgtgcggcggcgggctcgAAGAAGGACGACTTGAGCGACCTGATCGGCTTCCCCGAGGACATCGGCCCCGCGCAACCAGTCAGTCAGCGGGCGTTCATCGGTAGCAACCTGAACTCGCTGTCTGACTacgagcgcaaggaggtcctcgactttgacttCATCTACTATATGGCCCGCGGCGTCAAGCGTCCCAAGCAGCCAGATGGCAAGGTTTACAACCACGGCTACGACGATGAGCGGGGTGACTACGTTGTTGTCGAGGGTGACCACCTCTCCTACCGATACGAAGTTGTCGGTATTCTGGGCAAGGGATCTTTCGGCCAGGTCGTCCACTGCCGCGATCACAAGACTGGGGGCTCGGTGGCAGTGAAGATCATCCGCAACAAGAAACGTTTCCACGCTCAGGCCTTagtcgaggtcaagatcCTGCAGCAGATCGTTGACTGGGACCCGGAAGACAAGCACTACATGGTAAAGATGACCGACCACTTCTACTTCCGCGGGCACCTGTGCATCGTCACCGAGCTGCTGAGCATCAACCTCTACGAACTTATTAAGGCGAACCAGTTCAACGGCTTCTCGACGGTGGTCATTCGTCGCTTCACGACACAGATGCTGTCGTCGCTCATGTTGATGAGGTCTCACCGAATTGTCCACTGTgacctcaagcccgagaACATCCTCCTGCGCCACCCTGCCAAGTCAGGCATCAAGGTCATCGACTTTGGCTCGTCTTGTCACGAATCGGAGAAGG TGTACACATACATCCAGTCACGTTTCTACCGCAGCCCCGAGGTTATCCTGGGCATGAACTACGCCATGGCCATCGACATGTGGTCGCTCGGCTGCATCCTCGCGGAACTCTACACGGGCTACCCCATCTTCCCTGGAGAAAACGAAcacgagcagctcgcctGCATCATGGAGGTCCTGGGCGTTCCCGACCACTACATCGTGCAAAAGGCGTCGCGTCGCAAGCTCTTCTTTGATGCCACGGGAGCTCCCCGTCCGTTTGTTAATGCCAAGGGTAAGAGGCGGCGACCGGGGACCAAGACGCTCTCGTCGGTGCTCAAGTGCAATGACGACCTGTTCATCGACTTCATCTCCAAGTGTTTGACATGGGACCCGGACAAGCGTCTCAAGCCCCAGCCTGCGATGCGGCACCCGTGGATCCTTGCGGGCAGGCGCCGTTCGCCCCCACCTCAGCCAGAGCGTGAGAGCCGGGCGTCGTTTCTTGGCTCGAGTGCGCGTCGCTCAACCGTCAATGGTGACAAGAAGAGCCTGGTCATCTcaccccccaccccactcGTTGCCCGAGCTCCCCAGGCGCCGcagtcggcgtcgcgcatTGGTGTAAGCGTGTCGACTGCGCGTCTGCACGCGCGCAACAGCACCTACGTC CCTAATGCCCAAAAAGTCAGCATGGCTTGA